In Cygnus atratus isolate AKBS03 ecotype Queensland, Australia chromosome 5, CAtr_DNAZoo_HiC_assembly, whole genome shotgun sequence, a single window of DNA contains:
- the FLRT2 gene encoding leucine-rich repeat transmembrane protein FLRT2, translating into MGFWTRMWPTDWAVLIKSWFIFSLGLYMQVSKTVACPKVCRCDRNFVYCNERSLTSVPLGIPEGVTVLYLHNNQINNAGFPAELHNVQSVHTVYLYGNQLDEFPMNLPKNVRVLHLQENNIQTISRAALAQLLKLEELHLDDNSISTVGVEDGAFREAISLKLLFLSKNHLSSVPVGLPVDLQELRVDENRIAVISDLAFQNLTSLERLIVDGNLLTNKGIAEGTFSHLSKLKEFSIVRNSLTYPPPDLPGTHLLRLYLQDNQITHIPLTAFSKLHKLERLDISNNQLRMLVKGVFDNLHNLRQLTVRNNPWLCDCSIKWVTEWLKFIPSSVNVRGFMCQRPEQVRGMAVRELNMNMLSCPTTTPGLPLIITPVPATAKPTTLVSPSSVPPPSSRYNPLTPTIVTLPTVPDREDRERVTPPISERIQLSIHFVNDTCIQVNWISLFTVMAYKLTWVKMGHSLVGGIVQERIVSGEKQHLSLVNLEPKSTYRICLVPLDAYNNYRTGEDTVCSEATTKASFLNNGSNIPSSHEQTTSQNLGSPFLLAGLIGGAVILVLVVLLSIFCWHMHKKGRYTSQKWKYNRGRRKDDYCEAGTKKDNSILEMTETSFQIVSLNNDQLLKGDFRLQPIYTPNGGINYTDCHIPNNMRYCNSNVSDLEHCHT; encoded by the coding sequence ATGGGTTTCTGGACTAGAATGTGGCCCACAGACTGGGCTGTTCTCATAAAATCATGGTTTATCTTTTCCCTGGGGCTCTACATGCAGGTCTCTAAAACTGTGGCTTGTCCAAAAGTGTGCCGCTGTGACCGAAACTTTGTCTACTGTAATGAGCGAAGCTTGACCTCAGTGCCTCTTGGGATACCAGAGGGTGTAACCGTCCTCTACCTCCACAATAACCAAATTAATAATGCTGGATTTCCTGCAGAGTTGCACAATGTTCAGTCTGTGCACACGGTCTACTTGTATGGCAACCAGTTGGATGAATTCCCCATGAACCTGCCCAAGAATGTCAGGGTTCTCCACCTGCAGGAAAACAACATTCAGACCATTTCTCGGGCTGCCCTTGCTCAGCTATTGAAGCTGGAAGAACTGCACCTGGATGACAACTCCATCTCCACTGTTGGGGTTGAGGATGGGGCATTCCGAGAAGCCATCAGCCTCAAGCTTCTGTTCTTGTCCAAGAATCACTTAAGCAGCGTACCAGTAGGCCTTCCAGTGGACTTACAAGAACTTCGAGTAGATGAAAACCGCATTGCTGTCATTTCAGACCTGGCCTTCCAGAATCTTACAAGTTTGGAGCGTCTGATTGTGGATGGCAATCTCCTTACTAATAAAGGCATAGCTGAAGGCACCTTCAGCCACCTCTCCAAGCTCAAGGAATTCTCAATAGTGCGGAATTCACTGACCTACCCTCCTCCTGATCTTCCAGGTACACATCTGCTAAGGCTCTACTTGCAGGACAACCAGATAACCCATATACCACTTACAGCCTTTTCAAAACTCCATAAACTGGAACGTCTTGATATTTCCAACAATCAGCTTCGGATGTTGGTAAAGGGGGTATTTGATAATCTCCACAACCTGAGACAACTCACTGTAAGGAATAATCCCTGGCTGTGTGACTGCAGTATAAAGTGGGTCACTGAATGGCTCAAATTTATTCCTTCTTCCGTCAATGTACGGGGTTTTATGTGCCAGCGACCAGAACAGGTCCGAGGTATGGCAGTCAGGGAACTCAATATGAATATGTTGTCATGCCCCACCACCACTCCTGGTCTGCCACTTATCATCACCCCAGTCCCAGCTACAGCCAAGCCAACTACATTAGTTTCCCCCTCATCCGTTCCTCCCCCAAGTAGCAGGTATAATCCTCTGACTCCCACCATAGTCACACTCCCCACTGTGCCTGACAGGGAGGACAGAGAAAGGGTGACACCTCCTATATCTGAACGGATTCAACTCTCTATCCATTTTGTGAATGACACTTGCATCCAGGTTAACTGGATATCTCTTTTTACCGTGATGGCATATAAACTCACATGGGTTAAAATGGGCCATAGTCTGGTAGGAGGAATTGTTCAGGAGCGTATAGTTAGTGGTGAGAAGCAACACTTGAGCTTGGTAAATCTGGAGCCCAAATCCACCTATCGGATTTGCTTGGTTCCACTGGATGCTTATAATAATTACCGAACAGGAGAAGACACTGTCTGTTCAGAAGCCACAACCAAGGCTTCCTTTTTGAACAATGGCAGCAACATCCCCTCCAGCCATGAGCAGACAACTTCTCAGAACCTGGGCTCCCCATTTCTGCTGGCAGGGTTGATTGGGGGTGCAGTGATACTTGTCCTCGTGGTCCTGCTCAGCATTTTTTGCTGGCACATGCACAAAAAGGGGCGTTACACCTCCCAGAAGTGGAAATATAACCGGGGCCGTCGGAAAGATGACTACTGTGAGGCAGGGACCAAGAAGGACAACTCCATCCTGGAGATGACGGAAACCAGCTTCCAGATCGTCTCCTTAAATAACGATCAGCTCCTTAAAGGAGATTTCAGACTGCAGCCCATATATACCCCAAATGGGGGCATTAACTACACAGACTGCCACATCCCCAACAACATGCGATACTGCAACAGCAATGTCTCAGACCTGGAGCACTGTCATACGTGA